One genomic window of Halogeometricum sp. S3BR5-2 includes the following:
- a CDS encoding S9 family peptidase, whose protein sequence is MEPLDLDALFELRSPSAVTVSPDGSRAAFLLTESDVDADEERTSLFVVPTDGSRDPHRLTRVADAGSPAWGPDGDRLAFLAARDEDVSLAVRPEGGEDAKEEDARGADEADEDPKSQVWSFDLARGGDARQVTDFEEGVEAFDWGPDGDRLVVAARDPTDEQREYLERVRDDGPIEVTRTQHRVDGKGWQDDVRTYLFVVDRETREARRLDDAYARGARAAFAGPQPAWGPGERIAFVSCFGESPDETYAQDAYAISPDGTGLERLTDGGLSAGSPRWSPDGDRLAFAANDATNACAPTEVYVVDGAADDSGAVTVRSVSHSLDRTALGGPVWTDEGSLLARAGDGGRARLVALDADDPVRIFGAQGKDRDLLDFDAAGGRTAALLSHPSDGEDLFAASTDGVRADAGEGDGTAGDASADDDAELVGLTALNESVLADAALPSCERVRFEDGDGVEIEAVVYLPADFDANDPEPRATIAHVHGGPLWFDAPRFDRDYAYWTGRGYVVCAVNYRGSTSYGREFAESIRGEWGPREADDIVSGVEELVDRGWADPDRLFVSGFSQGGINTLHVVTRSDAFAAAAPEHGIYDFYSNFGTADMHQWYVNDLGYPWENPERYRDISTISDVDEIATPLLITAGEDDRRCPAAQAEQLYVSVSRAGVESKLVVYPGEHHAIGAPERAKHRLETLTEWFEAHDPANASGE, encoded by the coding sequence ATGGAACCGCTGGACCTCGACGCGCTGTTCGAACTCCGCTCGCCGTCGGCCGTGACCGTCTCGCCCGACGGCTCCCGCGCGGCGTTTCTGCTCACCGAGTCCGACGTCGACGCCGACGAGGAGCGGACGTCGCTGTTCGTCGTGCCGACCGACGGGTCGCGCGACCCGCACCGACTCACGCGCGTCGCCGACGCCGGAAGCCCCGCGTGGGGCCCCGACGGCGACCGACTCGCCTTCCTCGCCGCCCGCGACGAGGACGTCTCGCTCGCCGTCCGGCCCGAGGGGGGAGAGGACGCGAAGGAGGAGGACGCGAGGGGCGCGGACGAGGCGGACGAGGACCCGAAGTCGCAGGTGTGGTCGTTCGACCTCGCCCGCGGCGGCGACGCGCGGCAGGTGACGGACTTCGAAGAGGGCGTCGAGGCGTTCGACTGGGGACCGGACGGCGACCGGTTGGTCGTCGCCGCGCGCGACCCGACCGACGAACAGCGCGAGTACCTCGAACGCGTCCGGGACGACGGGCCTATCGAGGTGACGCGGACGCAGCACAGAGTCGACGGGAAGGGCTGGCAGGACGACGTGCGGACGTACCTGTTCGTCGTCGACCGGGAGACGCGCGAGGCGAGGCGACTCGACGATGCCTACGCACGCGGCGCGCGGGCGGCGTTCGCCGGGCCGCAACCCGCGTGGGGGCCCGGAGAGCGAATCGCGTTCGTCTCCTGCTTCGGCGAGAGCCCCGACGAGACGTACGCGCAGGATGCGTACGCGATTTCGCCCGACGGAACGGGGCTCGAACGGCTCACAGACGGCGGACTGTCGGCCGGGAGTCCGCGCTGGAGTCCGGACGGCGACCGACTCGCGTTCGCGGCGAACGACGCGACGAACGCCTGCGCGCCGACGGAGGTGTACGTCGTCGACGGCGCGGCCGACGACTCCGGCGCGGTCACCGTCCGCTCCGTCTCGCACTCGCTGGACCGGACGGCGCTCGGTGGCCCCGTCTGGACCGACGAGGGGTCGCTCCTCGCCCGCGCCGGAGACGGGGGCCGCGCCCGACTCGTCGCCCTCGACGCCGACGACCCGGTTCGAATCTTCGGCGCGCAGGGTAAGGACAGGGACCTCCTCGACTTCGACGCCGCGGGCGGGCGGACGGCGGCGCTCCTCAGCCATCCGAGCGACGGCGAGGACCTGTTCGCGGCGTCGACGGACGGCGTTCGGGCGGACGCCGGTGAGGGGGACGGGACGGCGGGTGATGCGAGCGCCGACGACGACGCCGAACTCGTCGGACTCACGGCGCTGAACGAATCGGTCCTCGCCGACGCCGCCCTGCCCTCGTGCGAACGCGTTCGATTCGAGGACGGCGACGGGGTCGAAATCGAAGCCGTCGTCTACCTCCCGGCCGACTTCGACGCGAACGACCCGGAACCGCGGGCGACTATCGCGCACGTCCACGGGGGACCGCTCTGGTTCGACGCGCCGCGGTTCGACCGCGACTACGCCTACTGGACCGGTCGGGGGTACGTCGTCTGCGCCGTCAACTACCGCGGCAGCACCTCCTACGGGCGGGAGTTCGCCGAGTCCATCCGCGGGGAGTGGGGGCCGCGCGAGGCGGACGACATCGTCTCGGGCGTCGAGGAACTCGTCGACCGCGGGTGGGCCGACCCCGACCGCCTGTTCGTCAGCGGGTTCTCGCAGGGCGGCATTAACACGCTTCACGTCGTGACGCGGAGCGACGCGTTCGCCGCGGCGGCGCCCGAACACGGCATCTACGACTTCTACTCGAACTTCGGGACGGCCGACATGCACCAGTGGTACGTGAACGACCTCGGGTACCCGTGGGAGAACCCGGAGCGCTACCGCGATATCTCGACTATCAGTGATGTGGACGAGATTGCGACGCCGCTTCTGATAACCGCGGGCGAGGACGACCGGCGCTGTCCGGCCGCGCAGGCCGAGCAGTTGTACGTCAGCGTCTCGCGGGCGGGCGTGGAGTCGAAACTGGTCGTCTACCCCGGCGAACACCACGCTATCGGCGCGCCGGAACGGGCGAAACACCGACTGGAGACGCTGACCGAGTGGTTCGAGGCGCACGACCCGGCGAACGCGTCCGGCGAGTAG
- the ilvD gene encoding dihydroxy-acid dehydratase, translating to MSSQKPREEDDDERFSSGKDERLRSTEVTEGPDKAPHRAMFRAMGFDDEDLGSPMVGIANPAADITPCNAHLDDVADAAVEGVDAAGGMPIEFGTITISDAISMGTEGMKASLISREVIADSVELVSFGERMDALVTVAGCDKNLPGMMMAAIRTDLPSVFLYGGSIMPGEHQGREVTVQSVFEGVGTYAEGDMSADELDELERNACPGAGSCGGMFTANTMASISEALGLAPLGSASAPAESEERYDVARRAGEAVLEAVENDRRPSEILSKESFENAIALQVAVGGSTNAVLHLLALAAEAGIDLSIEEFDEISRRTPKIANLQPGGTRVMKDLHDEGGVPVVIRRLLDAGLFHGDAMTVTGRTIEEELEHLDLPSDDEVGGDFIYTVDDPYQEEGAIKILTGNLAPDGAVLKVTGDDKFHHSGPVRVFENEEETMRYVQEGNIESGDVICIRNEGPKGGPGMREMLGVTAAVVGQGHEDDVALLTDGRFSGATRGPMVGHVAPEAADGGPIALLEDGDTVTVDIPNRDLSVDLSEEELEARREEWEPREPQYTTGVLAKYGSDFGSAANGAVTNPGAKR from the coding sequence ATGAGCAGTCAGAAACCCCGCGAGGAGGACGACGACGAGCGCTTCTCCAGCGGGAAGGACGAGCGCCTCCGCAGCACGGAGGTCACGGAGGGCCCCGACAAGGCCCCGCACCGCGCGATGTTCCGAGCGATGGGGTTCGACGACGAGGACCTCGGGTCGCCGATGGTCGGTATCGCCAACCCCGCGGCGGACATCACGCCGTGTAACGCCCACCTCGACGACGTGGCCGACGCCGCCGTCGAGGGCGTCGACGCGGCGGGCGGGATGCCCATCGAGTTCGGCACCATCACCATCTCCGACGCCATCTCGATGGGCACCGAGGGGATGAAGGCGTCGCTCATCTCGAGGGAGGTCATCGCCGACTCCGTCGAACTCGTCTCGTTCGGCGAGCGCATGGACGCCCTCGTCACCGTCGCCGGGTGCGACAAGAACCTCCCCGGGATGATGATGGCCGCCATCCGCACCGACCTCCCGTCGGTGTTCCTCTACGGGGGTTCCATCATGCCCGGCGAGCACCAGGGCCGCGAGGTGACCGTCCAGAGCGTCTTCGAGGGCGTCGGCACCTACGCCGAGGGCGACATGAGCGCCGACGAACTCGACGAACTGGAGCGCAACGCCTGCCCCGGCGCCGGCTCTTGCGGCGGGATGTTCACCGCGAACACGATGGCGTCCATCTCCGAAGCGCTCGGACTCGCGCCGCTCGGGTCGGCCTCCGCGCCCGCCGAGTCCGAGGAGCGCTACGACGTGGCCCGCCGCGCCGGCGAGGCCGTCCTCGAAGCCGTCGAGAACGACCGCCGACCCTCCGAAATCCTCTCGAAGGAGTCCTTCGAGAACGCCATCGCCCTGCAGGTGGCCGTCGGCGGGTCGACGAACGCCGTGCTCCACCTCCTCGCACTCGCGGCGGAGGCCGGCATCGATCTCTCCATCGAGGAGTTCGACGAGATATCGCGCCGGACGCCGAAGATAGCCAACCTCCAACCCGGCGGCACGCGCGTCATGAAGGACCTCCACGACGAGGGCGGCGTCCCCGTCGTGATTCGTCGCCTCCTCGACGCCGGCCTGTTCCACGGCGACGCGATGACCGTCACCGGCCGGACCATCGAAGAGGAACTGGAGCACCTCGACCTGCCGAGCGACGACGAGGTGGGCGGCGACTTCATCTACACCGTCGACGACCCCTACCAGGAGGAGGGCGCCATCAAGATTCTCACGGGCAACCTCGCGCCCGACGGCGCCGTCCTGAAGGTGACCGGCGACGACAAGTTCCACCACTCCGGTCCCGTCCGCGTCTTCGAGAACGAGGAGGAGACGATGCGGTACGTGCAGGAGGGGAACATCGAGTCGGGCGACGTCATCTGCATCCGGAACGAGGGGCCGAAGGGCGGCCCCGGCATGCGCGAGATGCTCGGCGTCACCGCCGCCGTCGTCGGGCAGGGCCACGAGGACGACGTAGCCCTCCTGACCGACGGGCGGTTCTCCGGCGCGACGCGCGGGCCGATGGTCGGTCACGTCGCCCCCGAGGCGGCCGACGGCGGCCCCATCGCTCTCCTCGAAGACGGCGACACGGTGACCGTCGACATCCCGAACCGCGACCTTTCCGTCGACCTCTCCGAGGAGGAACTCGAAGCCCGGAGGGAGGAGTGGGAACCGCGCGAACCCCAGTACACGACGGGCGTGCTGGCGAAGTACGGCAGCGATTTCGGCTCCGCCGCGAACGGCGCAGTGACGAATCCGGGCGCGAAGCGGTAA